GCGCACTTGCTCAATACAAATTTAAAGGAAGAACCTTTTTACTGCTAAAACCTAATACGTACATGAATCTTAGCGGTAAAGCAGTACAATATTGGATGGATAAAGAAAATATTCCCTTGGAAAATTTATTTATCATCACCGATGATTTAAATTTATCTTTTGGAACCATCCGCATTAAACCAAAAGGAAGTGATGGGGGTCATAACGGACTTAAAAACATCAACCTAGTTTTAAACACCAATCAATATACCCGATTCCGTTTTGGAATCAGTGATGAGTTCAAAAAAGGAAAACAAATAGATTATGTCCTTGGAGATTGGGATGACAAAGAGAAAGTAGCTCTGCCTGAACGCTTAGAAACTGCATCCGA
The Flavobacterium sp. WC2421 genome window above contains:
- the pth gene encoding aminoacyl-tRNA hydrolase, whose product is MIKWIHSLFSSPKTEENTDYIKPEVHEHHKNNIKSMSNKFLIVGLGNIGAEYVNTRHNIGFKILDHLAKKESLSFETVKLGALAQYKFKGRTFLLLKPNTYMNLSGKAVQYWMDKENIPLENLFIITDDLNLSFGTIRIKPKGSDGGHNGLKNINLVLNTNQYTRFRFGISDEFKKGKQIDYVLGDWDDKEKVALPERLETASEIIKSFGTAGLENTMTTYNGK